DNA from Nymphaea colorata isolate Beijing-Zhang1983 chromosome 4, ASM883128v2, whole genome shotgun sequence:
GAAAAAACTCAGTCCCATTTTCACTTcgtattttcttgattttgacGTCAAATTGGTTTTCAACAAGTTTAACAAAGTCTTTGATAATAGGGAAAATATCATCTTTATATTTGACCAAATAAATCCAAATGGCATGAGCAAAATCATTtactataataaaaaaatagtgaGCAGCACTAAAAGATGGAGTTTTATATGGTCCCCATACATCACAATAAATCATGAATCAAATCAAAAGGGTCAGAAGTAGAAATTTCACTATTTGGAAAAGGAAGACAACAGTCCTTTGTTAGATGGCAAGCATGACAATTATCTATAGGCTTTTAAGGGTCAATGACTTTGGTACCAAGCAATGCAGCGGTTCAAGAGTGCATTAACTAGGTTTTGAGTCATCTCAAGTACGTACAAACCGCCTTACAATCTGCCGTTCCAATCATACTCGTTGAGTGATGGTCCTACAAAATACACGAGTTATCATTAAACACGCCAATGTTTTTAGAATCTGCACATAATTTGGAACTAGAAAGTAAAATGAATTTAACCTCAGGTACACGTTGGACGTCACGGAGAATGAGATTATGGGAAAGTGTCACGTCTCTTGTAAGGGTGACGATGGCACGTTTTGCATTGGGTAAAATTACAGACGGGTATTGAGGCTTCTTGGTAGAAGTAAAAGAAATTGGTTTGTTGCATATGTGGTCGGTGGCTCTGGGTCAAGGATCCATCTTTTGTTAAAGATAAGACAATAAGATAATTTCAAGAATTTACCTGAGAGGCTGGCAATGGGCTCGGTTTTACCTGCATTGGCCTTCAAAACAATTTCAAGGATTTGCTTTAGGAGGTCAGAACTGGATTGGTTGGAATCGGGCTTGGCATTGTTTGGATTGGTTTTAGTTGATGTAGAGGCATTGGCCCTTGGCCTCCAAGATGCATTGGTTGAATTTGGCTTGCTTGTAAACCCAACTAAGAAGCAGCACTTCGTCTTGACATGTCCCAGTTTTTCACAATGTTCACATTTGAGGCGCGGCTTCCCTCACCCATGACTTTGATATTCTCTCATGTTGCTGTTTTGTTGGTAGATGTTAGCAGCAACGGATTCGACAGCCGGTGTCACCATGTCCAACTctttatgtctctcttcttgAACGAAATGAGAATTGGCAGCAGTAGGCAAGGGGTCCATAAGCAATATCTGAGTTCGGACCTGACCATAATTTTCGTTTAATCCCATTAAAAACTGAATCAATTGGTCACGCTCTTGGAAGTGTGGTCACCTTTTGATAGCGCCGCAATCACAAGTAGGCAAAGATGTATGTATATAAAGCGAGCTCATCCCATAGGCCTTTAATTTTGCTGACTGACCTTGTTTGCAATTTACCATTTGGTGTTGAATTTGATAGACGTTGTGCATCAGCTTGACCACACCTCATGTTCAAGTCTTTCCATACATGTGCTGCTGAAGTTGCATAGATTGCAGCAGAAATGAGATCTTTATGAATGGCTTTCAAAATCCATGATTAGACAAGGTTATTGCAGCAAATCCATGCAGCGACTGAGGAATCCGGTGATGTGGGCTTTGGAATAGATCTGTCCACCAAGCCTGTCTTGTCCCTGGCACTCAGCGCCATGATCATGGCTATTCACCATGTAGAATAATTGTCTCACGTTAAGCTTTGAGAAACGAGTGGTGTGCCTGGCCCATCTGAGTGGTGAATGTAATATAGGCTGTCTTCTTTCATATGGTTTCCTTGTGATGGCTGTCCGAGACCCATATCGTTTGCCATTCTCCTCTATTATGAATGCTCTGTTACCGTGCCAGAAGTTATGAACTAAGAGAGGAGAAGGCGGGAAAAAGAAAACGGAAGGAAGAGGCGAGCATGGTTACATCAAAGAAATCTAATCTCTTTTCTAAAATCTTGCCAACATTTCCTATAAAGCTGCAACAACATCCCAACCAAATCTGTGATAATATTAACACATTTCTAGATTTAATTATACAAACCTGACATGAGCATGTTTATAATTCATAGTACGAGACAAACATTTCAGTTATTTCATCCAATAATGTAGTTAAATAATATCTGATTGGTTCTTCTTTAGGTGTCCAGTCATTTTGCATATCTACTGAAGTTgtctaaaggaaaaaaatattttgaaagatcACTAGATTTTACAGTGAACTAATATGAAAAATTCCACTCATGAATTAAATCTGTTGGTTCTAAAATGCATTAGCTAGATGAGAAAAAATTGGAGTTGGAAACATTATTTCATTAAAGATAAAGACGTTTCCAATTAGAATTGTTTTGAATATGGATAAAGTCTTAGGTTTGAAGTTGTGCCAATGAATGTAAAGAGAACCTTTATTCATGATAACTTAGATCgacatatatatgatataacaTAAAGTTTTCATATGACACAAATTAAAAAAGACTTGTATAGGATGAAGTCATCTTCTAATTAATGACACAAATTGTTTTGAGTTATTTGTGTGGAAGTATTAAATAAAGACCTTTTTACATTCTTGTTTGCTTGCAAAGAAACTTTTAGAgaattaatttattatttttattgcttTATAATATTGACATCCTCAATATTGGTGAGAATGCTAAGTTGAAAAAGAATGAGTTAAACAACATTAGGCTATCACTGttgctttaaaaaattaactttaagTCGGCTCCTATAGTATTTGGCATAGGTACACAAACTTGACAATGTACATATCATTAGGTGAAATGGGAGAACATTGAAAGTTTGGTCTTAGCTCAACCAAAAAGTGGCTTAATGATATGATTGCTTTATATGGTAGATAATCTCATTTGGAAAATCGCTAACCATGTTTGTCAAAATAATTTATATAGTCTCTATAAATATAAGTTCGTTCCTGATGAGGAGACGAGAAGAAAGGCCACTATACATGTATATAGCATGTTGCTACAGATATTGTTAACTGGTTTTAGATGCCCATGGTTTTCTCGGTTATTTTTTTAGCAAAGCTAAAACCTTGGCCatctttttagaaaagaaaatttcttagaatttttgaaaaagtaaaaaaaatgaaaaacatcaaaatagctgaataaaatcattaaaatgaCGTTTGGcaatttttagttttcattgtttttaacgTCTTTATCTGGTCTTTTTTCGAAAAACATGGGTTTGTTGCGACAATGATTCAGAGACATTCAAGAGAGAAACCAGGCCCTTCTTATATCACCATGTCACTTAGGCCTGTGCTCATCGAGGGTACTGGTGACGGCTAAGGAGAAATCCATCAACATTGGCCATGATTTTCCAGTGCAGGGGAGTTGCTGACTCTCCTTCTTGTAGCATCCCTTCAAATCCTTGACAGCAGCCCCTCTGCATATGCCGGTGGTTTAAGTTAATATCTTCTGTTCAATATCTTTCCCGTTTCAGACCACTGTGGGTTATTTTCATTAAGGTTTAAGGTAGTGATCTTCTGTTCAATATTTTTCCTGATTCAGCCCACTGTGGGTTATTTTCATTAATAAGCCGGAGGGTCTAAGCTCAACTCCAAACGACAGGGATGGAAAGACTTTGTTAACCAGTTCTGATCATCTTCTCTTTTGTTTACACCTGAGCACGGAGAGGGCGATTAGATATCGCTTCGTCCAGAATCCGAGACACTTATTGTGGCAGAGGGTCGATTAAGAGAGCAGTGGCGGAACCACACACCAGCTTCACAAAGTTAGTTCAatattatgttaatattttgatatattttattgttatacatataagtgcccCATACAAAGCAAAGACAATAAATGAGGCACCATTGATGTGCAGGTTCAGCAGATCTTATGCCCACAtaggggcagagggaaggggCGCCGGCCTCCCATCttcagattttgagaaaaaaaagttggctTACAgtaattttgaaactttttaatttggctTCCTTAgaaattctgaaaaatattgttcgGCACCTGTACTGTATAAAAATTGAACTTAACGGACCACCCACCATAATATAGCTTGTTTTAAAGAGGTGTCAGGTTTAATGACTCCATTGAACTTTCAGTGGCAACAAATTGCCAAAGGCTTTTGGTATTGTCAAAATTTAGGAGTAGATGTGTGCAAAGTTTCCTCCAATTAGGCGCAAAACCAACATCTATTAGCTAAGCTGAACcccatttattttttgcaatcGATGATGCTCCTCCTCAGCGTcagtatatatatgtttttttagaaaCCTTATTTTCTCATTCTATAAGTGGTGTTTTAATCATTACACACCCATGTGCATCCACAAAAGTACGCATATAACCAGTTTTGCATATAGTGACGTTTCTGTTTTAGGATCAGTATGTTTACTCATTTGTCGTCAGTAAATGTCATCTTCTAATATGCCTATTTTTTTTCACGCCAGTAAAAGCCTGTATTTTCTGCCGTGCCTACTTACATTCCGGGATAGCATCATTGTTCCATATGCTCAACCCCCTACCATCAACCTGATTTCCATGCCCGATACGGTTATGTAGGTCTCCTCTTGTGAAGTTCCATACAACTTCACCAAAGTCCAACGGAGTATTCTCTGCTTCTTTTTTTAAGTCGCATAGGAGGCCTTTTTAGCTCCATGACATAGACGAcatcattttgtttcttacatTTCATggagaacatatatatatatatatatatatgaagggCCTTATGCCAGTAGATCTGAATTTGAGGCAGACTCCAAATTTGATTGCATGAATCTGTTtgcatttcaaattttattttggtttttggagagctttagaaaaataaggtttgttttgaaaagagagaaagatacatatatatatatatatatatatatatatatatatatacatatatatatatatatatatatatatatgaaggatCTTATGCCAGTTAGATCTGAATTTGAGGCAGACTCCAAATTTGATTGCATGAATCTGTTTGCAttccaaattttattttggtttttagagagctttagaaaaataacatttgttttgaaaaaagaaaaagatactcATCGGTCGatacaaagatatatatatatatatatgaaggatCTTATGCCAGTTAGATCTGAATTTGAGTTAGACTCTAGATTTGATTGCATGAATATGTTTGCAttccaaattttattttggtttttgaagagctttagaaaaataacgtttgttttgaaaatagagagaaaaatactcatcCGTTGATACAAAGATTGACTATTCCCGACATTTTTACTAGGGATAATTAATTTGAGGactatgcttattttttatgcatttcatttcACTTAAACATCTTCTTCACTCTAAATGTGGTGTGGTGATTGGAAATAATGTTGaatattgatattttaaagaCTTTTAGAtgagaaaattttaaagtatCATTTGAGAGAATACACTGTTTTCATTTGAGAggattttgaataaaaaaaaaacattgcaaaTATCATATGGAAATCTTTGAAAACTAATGTAAATATTTTGagtatttcttttgaaatcaaTTTTGTGTTTCATTAGGATCGtaagtaggtttaagatttttgCTTTAATTTAGTTACTACCTAGCTACAATTCCATTTTATCTTGTTTAATTTCTCTTAGAGAAGTGCTTGTGATCATGTCTGATTTTAACAAGtgcatgtgaatgcatgaatggaTTGATTCTATATGTTtagaaataaattatttatttctaCCATCACATAAATCTGGATTAGTTAAAGTGCTTGCATATTTTGTCATAACCTTttatgtaaagaaagaaaagtttttgaaagtgGAATAAAGTTGTAAACCATTAAGAAAGATTCCAacattgagtcattacttgagttttagtCTTAATAAACTCAAtaaataaaacttaaaattttagttcttagaaaaaagatatttaaataaataaataatatatatatatatatatatatatatatatagatgtgtgtgtgtgtgtgtgtgttcattcATAATAGATGATTTTATGCcaaaagaaacagagagaaagacaaagaagttgAAAGAGATGATTTTTTTCAAccttttcttttcgttttcaaACTCAGATTCTATTAGTAACTGTCTTTACTACCAGGCCTATCCAATTGAGCCTTGAATCATGTGAATTATTGCTGGGCAAAACCTGACGcattcatattttttgttcctttgacATAAAATCATCACTTAGAAATTTCTACTCATCTCTATGTCATCCCTTATTCAAAGCTCAACGACTTGTTTTGGatgagagagaacgagagagttGCTGAGGTCGTAGAAAAAATTGGCACGGTGGTCAATGGTGATTATGCAGCCAGTTTGAGAATTTCCTCGCTACTTACTTGTCACGTCTATATTTCAATTACAATAAATATTTCGAACGATATGCTCAACAAAGAAACGTGCGAATTTAATATACAAGTTGGACTTTGTAAGTAAGGTTGTTAAGTTCATAAAGTTTAATCTATATATTGGATTTACTGATGATGCCGGTGTGCATTGAGGAGCCCatgttcacacacacacacacacacagttgCCGGttagattatttatttattttttgttgtgaaaatTTGTCGTAAAATGCGCATTAGCCATGGTTTCCGTTTGGGGCATAGTTTTTCATGGCATTTAGCTATGATCTTTTATGCTGGAAAATAAAAACTTCATACGGTAATAAAGGTAGTCGACATATTTCAATTTCtcactctctgtctctctttctctctgcatATACATGGGAAATTATAGGTACCAAATATTTAGATGGTAAATGAATGAGGAACAATGTTAACTTTGgcctttttcatatttatagTTGAAAAAAAGATAGTCAGAAAAGGTGACAAGACATTTACATTTAGTTGgtatataaatttttctttgtttttcttttaacatcaATCCAAAAAGATATATACTATTTTTTTGTTACCCATATGGCATATAAATGTCTAGCACctattaatttctctctctctctctctctctctctctctctctatatatatatatatatatatatatatatatatatatatatatatatatatatattttttgtttacattAAATCCATGTGAATCTACTTGTTGAGGTGTCCAAATTTGTTGGATTAGCAACATAGCCGAAATTTGAAGCAAAGATGTACTTTTGTGAGTTGATTAGTGTCAAATCATTAAATAATTCTTTCGATAGGATTCATTTTACCAAATCAAGTTTTTGCCAGCTCTCCCTTCAACGCATAGTCTTGGTTCATCTCCATTTAATTTTCAAGTGGGTTCGGTGAATTAAGTTCATTAGGTGCGTAGTTTATTTATGTAACACGAGTAGAGAACAGAGGGCAAAAGTTGACCAGCGTCTGCACACGGACGTTGGAGTTCCCTGAGGATGATCAGGATGGAAGTAGTACTagtagtaatatatatatatatatatatagccctaCTTAGTGGAATGCCAATTGCCTTTTTAAATATCAAGCAATCTAAAACTTGGGGCCATAGTTAAATCTATGGGCTGAGGTTTGGAGGtcaaagtgagagagagaacattCTAATTCAATGAACTTTATTTCTAAAATATGTTCAACAAGAAGTAGGGGGAAGTTTCATGAGagagccaaattaaagtttttaaattttgattatggctgacatattatttttcaaaatttctatgtagaacaagtgatttttttcttaaatttacatataaatttaaaaaaaattaaggtggaaCTAGGGTCCATGTTGTTCCTACCTTGGCTTTGCCCCTAGCAAGAAATTAGGAAAATATATTGTACTGAGAAGCCCATCAAACCCCGCAAACGTCCTCAGAACATAAAACATCACTGCACCAACAATCACCACAGGAGATACAACAGTAGCAGCTTCCACAATAGAACTTCGACAATGACAAAACCTCGACGATGGCAATAACCCCCAGccccaaagagagagagagagagagagtattagATAGCTTATGTACGATATTTGGAAGTAGAAATACTTTTTGAATGTTTCACGAAATtcgagtagattcatgaaacactaaaattaatgtttcatgaatttaaccATACACATCATTTGTCAGCTGCCAAATAACCCCTCATTGTGCTTAATGTTTTACTTAGTATATCTTCATAAAGTGATGATATGGTTGATTACTTAAAACGAAAAACATGTTGCGTAAGAAACATATGCGCTACAGTAGGTAGAAAAGTTTCAGCAGTGAAAACAAGGAGGAGTTCATTTAACACCGTCTTTTCTACAATTTTAGTTACGTAGAGCACGGTTCACAGCAAATAAGCAATGATTAATGCATTTATGCGTTGACATTATATAAGTGAAATACGTAGAAGGAGGCCCTTTGAGGTGTAAAAATCCAGTCAACAATTGGGAAACCCATGGATATACATACGAAACTCCATGTTTCGTGATACATTTGAGTTAAGATGAAATGGAGCTCAAGTCCCGCTCTTTTCTCCCTTATCAACCATAAGAAGGTAACAGTGGGAAGTTGGGAACTGCATCTGATTGATTCTTAGCAGAGGCAGCCGCAGGTTGTAAAACAGTCACTCGTGATTTTCTACATGGTTCTAGCGTCATTCCAACGGCGACAAGCCATTAACCGATGAAAGCGATATTCGAAAGCAACCTCCGTGTGAGACTCATAATCTCTAGTCCATCCCACGCGGCCGATTCAAGTGTGGACAGAACACAGCTTTTAATTGAGCGAGTGAAGTATCGATGCAGTCACCATCTCAttataaaaattccaaaaacgAAATACTTCCCGAGTAAAGCTCTCTTACTTAATGATTAATATAATTCTAGAACATGCATGAGACCGGTTCTTGGTTTGGTGGATGCAGCTTCTACAAACAATTATTTTAAGTACGTATTTCACGTTAAATTCATACAACGCCACAGGGAATTTAACGCACAAAACAGTCTTGGAAAATATATTTCACGTTATATACGAACAACACCATGCAAATCATCACGCATCGGGAAATTTGACGGTGACCGGAGGGCGGGAAGGAGAAAGCAGACGGAAAAGAGAGCGCGGAGCTGAGAGCTGGAAGCGGGCGGTGTGGTCTTTGGTGGGGTGGAAGCCTCTGAAATCAACCCTGGGAGGACGGCCTGCTCCTGCCACCATCCTGGCTGGGCTGATTAGGCGGTGGCTGTGGCTGGCGGAGGTCGACGCCCATCGCGTGGTAGGCCGATGGCGCCGCCCCCGGAGCAGGGGTGTAGTAGACCGCCCTGGCCCCGCCTGACGAGTCGTAAACGACGTGTGAGAACGCCGGCGGCGGGTCTATCCCCTGGCGCGGCGCCCCCTCCGGGTACGGCTGGGGGACAGGGCCCATCTTGGCAGCGGCGGGCCCCATCCCGTACGGATCCACCACGAAGCCTGCGGTGGCAGGGTGAGGTTGCGGCTGCGCCATCATCTTTGGCGGCACTGCGAAGTATCCCTGCGGACGGTTGGAGCTCGTCGGATACAATCCAGCCGTCGCCGGCGGCGGCGGCTGTGGTTGTAATATGTAGACCGGATGTTCTGGTGCCGGCGCTTGACGATCAGGCATCGACGGTGCCCAGTAGGCCGATCCCACGGGAGGAGCGCTCGCCTGTTGCGGTGCCGGTGGAGCCGGGTCGTACCGGTTCTTCTCCTGGACTCGCCCGTAGTAATCTCCCTGTGATGCGATTGCAGCGCCACCGCTGGGGCCCTCTCTTGGAGGGTATGCCGGTGCCGACGGAAGGTTCCGGCCGAGGGACTCTTCTTGCTTTCGCTGGAACATAACTGCCGCTTGGTGCTCCTGGTTCGCAATTTGCATCCTCTGGAACTCATGGATTTGCCTCTGAAGCTCCGCCGGGTGCATGCCGGGAACTACGGTCGCCATCGTCGGCTCCGGCGAAGACCGCTGGTCCCGCTTAGCCGCGGGGATGACGGTCGGCTGAGGCAAGTAGTCCCGCGAATCAAGGAGAGGGGGATTGGCGACCGCCGGAGCGGAATCGGGGACCGGAATCTCGTCTCGCGGCCGTCCGGCGGGCCCTTTCTCCAGGTTGAAGAGAAAGTCAGGGCTGTCTGATGATCCCGTACTGCGATTCAGGCCCTGGACGGGGGCAGAATTCAGCGCATCGACGAACCACTTCTGGTCGGGCTTGCTCTCGGCGCCGGAACTGGGAGCCGAGGGAAGCGTGGGAGCGGAGTCGAcggggaagaggaagaggcgGAGGCGTGCCGGCTTGGAGGCGGATCCCCTGCAAAGGCGATCGTACTCCATCATCAGGTGCTCGAGGTCTTCGTCGTTGGTGACGGAGATGAGGGCGTCGAGGTCCTCATCCGGGAGCTGGTACTTGAACGACACGTTGGTACTCCACTGGGCGGAGAGCCGCACCACCACGTCGTCGAACTTGGCGTCGCGGTCGATGGAGATGATCTTGGTGTCGCCGCCGATGTAGGCGAGCTGGTTGTCGTGGGGACGAGGGTGGATCTTCCCGCCGAAGCTGCAGATGAACTTAACCTTATAGTTCCCCGCCGACGACTCGTCCCATGGCTGGTTCTCGTCGTCGATATCGCGAGACCTCGGCGACGAGTCCCTCGACCCACCGCAAGACGAGTACGTGAAGCCCTCCATCTCCTCTTCCTGTTCTGCTCAATCGATCGACGGAAAAAGTAAACGACTGGAAGAAGCAACCCCTTctttctgctgctgctgctgctcctgCTTCCTTCCTAGATATGATTGAACTGATGGTTGGCTTCTAGACGACGGCAGATGAGGGGGCTTTGACGGAGGAGGGAGGGAACCAAAAAGTAAGGGGGAAAAGGAGAAGGTTCGCTGTCAAGAAGGGACCCGCGGGAGGAATTAATTAGAGGAGAGGATAATGGTGGTGAGGGGTGGTGGCGCTGCAGCTGCCGCTGGTGGCGTTGGAGAGGGAAAGGCTGAAGGGGAAGGAAGCCGATAGAGAGTAAGGTAGAAGCAAATGGTGGGGTCGGGGTTGACGTGGTGGGTTGGGGGCGGTCCCACCCAGCCGAAGAGTCAAGCACGCAGCAGGTGGGGTTGGCGTAGGGCCCGTCCGCTTTTAATTTCTCTTCATCCTCTCCTGCTTCGACCGGCGTTTCCGGTCGATGACGTCGTCCGAAGCCGCGACCGGCCGGGAAATTACTGATATAATAATTTCAATTGTGTTGATATATGTTTtcacataactttttttttttaaaatatatttttgccCCGCTCACGTCCGGACGGGCAGATGATTCATAATTGGCAGAGCCAGATGTCCATTGGATCGAGGATCAGATTTTTACAACACCGCTCTAGACCATTTCAAAGGAAAGAATGTTGTTTTTGATTTTCCAAACTTCTTGGTCAAATGAGAAGGTGGTAGAATTATTAGCTAAAAGACATTTTTGCTTGACTTTGACGTTCTAAAAGGGAAACCCCACGTACATTTATCTTCTGTTTGCTTAGGAAATTTAGATAGAAGCTGCTGCTACAGCCAAAATACTTCAAACACAGTGGCAGAACCAGAAAATGTTGGATGAAAGGCACATCTATCCATCTCTCTAACTTAGTAACTTGAGGTTTACGCATCCGCTGCAACTTGAGTGTGGTGCAGGCACCACATCTAACCGGACTTAAGTTTCTAAGGGCTGGTGTGGGCGGTGCATGTGGCTGAGCCTGGGTTCATTATATGAGTTTTTTCAAGGGTTGGTGTGGGCAGGGGGGACACCTGCCCTCACCTAACTTGGGTTTAGGAGGCAGTAACGTGGCAGTGGTGCGGGTGTGGCTCGTATAGGTTAATTAGCTTCATTATAATATAAGTTTTCTCAAGGGCTGGTGTAAGCGCCACATGTGGTTGGACCTGGGTTCATTAGTTCTGTTACAGTGTAACTTCaatgcccacaccagcccacagaGATAGCTTTGTTAATGCTTCAAAGTGGCATCAGCTTAACCGGGCAAAAGATGAAACTGATGAGTACTGGTTTAAATTCAGTAAACccacaatcattttctttcctctttccttcttaatTTAGACTATTGAAGGCATCGTCCACAAGTCCAATCATTTAGTTCAGTCAATCATACTATCCTCATTACGgtcttccttctctctttctccctcttgtttttgtgtgtgtgtgtgagagagagagagagcttaggCCAAATCAGCTGTGGGCCTTTATCTGTTGAAACATGTGGAAATCTTACTCCTTAGCTGCAAACCCTAGGTGcaagggaaaaggaaagaagagcaTGGGCTTTCATTCAGTGGGATAAACCTCctcctcaatatatatatatatatatatatatatatatatatatatatatatatatatatatatatatatatatatatatatatatataagagagagagagagagagaaagaaagaaattggtAGAAGCTAGACACTTAGGTTAGGGATAAAACTAAACCCTTTAAGTTTTGGTTATAgaatgattttaaataaaaacataagcatcttaatatatttataaaaactattttgatctaaaacatgctttgattcaagttgtttttatcaAAAATGTGGATTGTTTTATTATCAAATTGTTGATGCTATGtgggccattcattttttccttattATGAAAACAATATCAAAGTATATCAATTGATCAACTTAGTATTTTTTATGCATCAACATATTGTTAAATCATAtaataaggttagattgtagatattttaaatatcaaaattaaagcGTCTATCTTTTATCACTTACTTAAGCATCTAATTtctatcaatatatatataagaaaatgtcaatcacctttttttctctcaatttttgGTCAGATGAGTGACTCTGAATAGATATcacctcatatatatatatatatatatatatatatatattcaagaggTTATTTTTGTATACAATCATTTGGTGTTACAAGCAATCTTCCCATAAATCACATCATATCGTTGTGGAAGGATGAAAGTGGGAGGTGATTGTGAAAGGCAAGGAAGTTAAGATGTTTTCTCCCCATATATGTGTGGACTCTGGAGCCCATACACTTTTTACTAATCACCCCCAGCAAAACACAAAGGGTCCTTGGTTACCttgacttttccttttttcagtcAAGAAAATAGAAAGTTGGAGCCCCAAAGGCTCTGTCTGAGCATGTCAAGAGTATGCATTATAAGGTACTGTTGAACTATTGAACGCCCTCTTCAACTGATGGTGATGCTGTTCCCTACGACTCTATCGGATTGGAAGGTGTTGAA
Protein-coding regions in this window:
- the LOC116253647 gene encoding leucine-rich repeat extensin-like protein 5, which encodes MEGFTYSSCGGSRDSSPRSRDIDDENQPWDESSAGNYKVKFICSFGGKIHPRPHDNQLAYIGGDTKIISIDRDAKFDDVVVRLSAQWSTNVSFKYQLPDEDLDALISVTNDEDLEHLMMEYDRLCRGSASKPARLRLFLFPVDSAPTLPSAPSSGAESKPDQKWFVDALNSAPVQGLNRSTGSSDSPDFLFNLEKGPAGRPRDEIPVPDSAPAVANPPLLDSRDYLPQPTVIPAAKRDQRSSPEPTMATVVPGMHPAELQRQIHEFQRMQIANQEHQAAVMFQRKQEESLGRNLPSAPAYPPREGPSGGAAIASQGDYYGRVQEKNRYDPAPPAPQQASAPPVGSAYWAPSMPDRQAPAPEHPVYILQPQPPPPATAGLYPTSSNRPQGYFAVPPKMMAQPQPHPATAGFVVDPYGMGPAAAKMGPVPQPYPEGAPRQGIDPPPAFSHVVYDSSGGARAVYYTPAPGAAPSAYHAMGVDLRQPQPPPNQPSQDGGRSRPSSQG